Part of the Gemmatimonadota bacterium genome is shown below.
AGTGATGATGGACTCGTTCCGGGCGCTCAAGATCGCCAAGGCGTCGCAGCCGTTCGAGGACCTGAATTACCACCGCTCGTGGGTCGAGCAGCAGCACGGCGCCTTCAACCCGCCGACGAGCTGAGACGGGGCGCGCCACGATGCCACGGCGGCTGTATTACGCCATCACCGACGGGATCCGCGTCACCGTCGAGCCGCGCTTCGTGGCGGAACAGTCGCGCCCGTCGATGGGGCACTACGTCTTTGCCTATCGGGTGCGCCTGGAGAACGTCGGTGAACGGGCGGCGCAGTTGCTCGCCCGCCGCTGGCTGATTCACGACGACATCGGGCACGACAGCGAAGTGGCCGGGGAAGGGGTCGTCGGCGAACAGCCGATGCTCCTCCCCGGCAGCGTGTACACCTACCAGTCCTCGGCGGTGCTGCGCGCGTCGAGCGGCTGGATGGAAGGGGAGTACCACCTGGTGCGCCCCGACGGCGAGTCCTTCGACGCGACGATTCCGAGGTTTTATCTGACGGCGGATGAGGTGGCGACCAACTAGGGGCGAGCAGCGAACGGCGAACGGCGAACAGCGGAGAGGGTGAAGCGTAAGAGGTGAAACGGTCGCCATTCGCGATCCCGTTTCACCTTTCACGTCTTACGTCTCGCCGTTCGCCGTTCGCCGTTCGCCGCTCGCTTCTTCCTGCCATCTCCCCACCGCCCGCTCCACGCTCAGCGCCCGCTCCAATCCCTCACGCTGCAATGCAGCGGCGGTGGCGCCCGTCCTTGGTGAGGAACACCACGCGCGTTCCGTGACTCCGGCTCTGTGCCTCGAAATCCTTGAGGATGCGGGCCGTGGTGACGTCGAGTCCGGGAGCGGCAGCGAGGTCGATCAACAACAGCTTCGAGGGGTCGGGGAGAACGTTGAGGGCACGTCGCAGCGTCTCGGCGCCGCCGAAGAAGAGCGGTCCGCGCACCTCGAGCAGGCGGACACCGGCCGGCAGCCAGGCGCGGCGAATCAGCGCCTCGCTGTCGTCCTCCTCATCGCCCGTGATGACGTGCGTGGCGGTGGTCATCTTCTGCACGAAGAGCAGGGCGGCAAGCGCCATCCCCATGCCGATGCCGACGGTGAGGTCGGCCATCACCGTGAAGCCGAAGGTCGTGAGCAGCACGGCGGCGTCGTTGCGCGGGCCGCGCGCCAGCCGGAAGAACGAGTGCCACTCGCCCATGTGCCACGCCACCACCAGCAGGATGCCGGCGAGGGTCGCCATCGGGATGAGTCGAGCGAGCGGGCCGGCCACCAGCAGGATGATCAGCAGGGTGGCGGCGTGCACCAGCCCGGCAATCGGGGTGCGGCCGCCACTGCGGATGTTGGTCGCGGTGCGGGCGATCGCGCCGGTCGCCGGGATGCCGCCGAAGAAGGGCACGGCGAGGTTGGCGATTCCCTGCGCCACCAGTTCGGTGTTGGCCCGGTGGCGGAAGCCGGTCATCGAGTCGGCCACCACGGCCGCCAGCAGCGATTCGATCGCCGCGAGGAGGGCAATGGTCGCCGCCGGCGTGAACAGCTCGCCCAGGCGCTCCAGGGAGACGTGCGGCACGCTCGGCATCGGCAGGCCACGCGGCAGGTCGCCGAAGCGGGAGCCGATGGTTGCCACGTCGAGGTGCAGCAGCGAGACGGCGGCGGTGGTCACCACCAGGGCGACGAACGGCCCCGGGACTCTGATGCCGGTCCGGGGCCAGAGCAGGAGGATCGCCAGGGTGGCCCCGGTGACCCCCACGGCGGTCGGGTCGATCGTGCCGATTGCCCCGGCCAGGACCTGGATCTTCGGGAGGAAGGCGGCCGGGACCTTCTCCACTCCGAGGCCCAAGGCGTCGGCGAGCTGGCCGAGGGCGATGATCAGGGCGATCCCGCTGGTGAAGCCGGTGGTGACGGGGAGGGGGATGTAGCGGATCAGGGCGCCGGCGCCGAGGAGGCCGGCGACGATCAGCATGCCGCCGGCCAGGAGGGTGGCCACCAGGAGGCCGTCGAGGCCGAATCGCTCGATGGTGATGGCCACGAGGACGACGAAGGCGCCGGTCGGGCCGCCAATCTGGACCCGGGAGCCCCCGAAGCCGGCGATCAGGGCACCGGCGATGATGGCGGTGACGAGGCCTTGTTGGGGGGTGACGCCCGAAGCGATGCCGAAGGCGATGGCGAGGGGGAGGGCGACGATGCCGACAATGATGCCGGCGGCGATATCTCGGCCGATTTGTCCGGGGAGGAGCTCCCG
Proteins encoded:
- the apaG gene encoding Co2+/Mg2+ efflux protein ApaG, which gives rise to MPRRLYYAITDGIRVTVEPRFVAEQSRPSMGHYVFAYRVRLENVGERAAQLLARRWLIHDDIGHDSEVAGEGVVGEQPMLLPGSVYTYQSSAVLRASSGWMEGEYHLVRPDGESFDATIPRFYLTADEVATN
- a CDS encoding STAS domain-containing protein; this encodes MYRFRPQLVDLRRELLPGQIGRDIAAGIIVGIVALPLAIAFGIASGVTPQQGLVTAIIAGALIAGFGGSRVQIGGPTGAFVVLVAITIERFGLDGLLVATLLAGGMLIVAGLLGAGALIRYIPLPVTTGFTSGIALIIALGQLADALGLGVEKVPAAFLPKIQVLAGAIGTIDPTAVGVTGATLAILLLWPRTGIRVPGPFVALVVTTAAVSLLHLDVATIGSRFGDLPRGLPMPSVPHVSLERLGELFTPAATIALLAAIESLLAAVVADSMTGFRHRANTELVAQGIANLAVPFFGGIPATGAIARTATNIRSGGRTPIAGLVHAATLLIILLVAGPLARLIPMATLAGILLVVAWHMGEWHSFFRLARGPRNDAAVLLTTFGFTVMADLTVGIGMGMALAALLFVQKMTTATHVITGDEEDDSEALIRRAWLPAGVRLLEVRGPLFFGGAETLRRALNVLPDPSKLLLIDLAAAPGLDVTTARILKDFEAQSRSHGTRVVFLTKDGRHRRCIAA